The nucleotide window GCCCGTAACCCGCCCGCCGGCAGCTCGGCGACCGAAACTCCCGCTGTCGCGGGCCCCGGCCGGCCGCCGAACAAGAGCCTATGGGCTCGGCACGACGATAACCGTCGCCGACACCGATCCACGAAGATGCACCGCAAACAGGGGTGGAACGCCCTGATGCTGCGGCATTCGGGGTTCTGATCGGCAAGGCCCCGCTGGCTTCGGGCACCGGAATCGCCCTATGAGATGCCGTCACGGTATCTACCGGGTGCGCGGAGGTCCCGGAGCGTCGAGACGCTACCGGGGCCTTCCCATGCCTTCAGGACGCCCGAGGCGGGCCGGCGAGCGGCGGACGGTGACGCTCGAGCGCCGGGTTGTCGCCCGGGTCGGAAGCGGATACAAGACCCGCATCGGCGGCGAGCTCGTCGGCGTCCTGGGGGTCGTCCCTACCCGCGTACCGCGGCTCGCGCGATCGCACCCACCGGGCGATGGATACCGCCCAGGCGGCGACCGCGGGAGACTCCCGCGAGCTGCTCCATGACGTCGAGTGTTGGGCTGTCGGCGGGCGGCATCGATCGGCGGTCGTGGCCGTCGCGCCAGCCGAGATCGAACAGCACGCCGACGATGAGATGGTTCCAGAGTTCGAGGTCGGCATCGCTCCCCGCGACGACGAGCGCCGCCCAGCCGGCCTGGCGCTCGGCCGGCGACTTCCCGAGTGGCAGCCGGCCCACGATGTGGTGCAGGAGTGCCTGCGGGTCGCCGGCGCAACGTGCGGCGGCCCGGGTCGGCGAGATGCGGCCGTTCCGCACCGCGACGAGTCCGAGCGCGCGGGCAGCAGAGCGCAGCGTCGCGACCGGCGGGGTGAGATCCTCCCGATTGGCTTTGCCGATCCACCACTCCGTGATGCCGGTGCGCCGTGCGATCTCCTCGACATCGTCCGGCCTGAGGTACCCTGCGGCGGTGAGGTTCGCACCGCCGCCGATGACGTCGAGCAGCACCCGGAACGGCTCGGTGAGTGCCGCCGCTTCGGCGTCGTCGACGGCCACGGGGCCGTGCGAGGCGGGACGCCCGAGGATGTCGCGCAGGATCGACGCGCCCCGGCGCTCCGCTGCCTCGAGCAGCGAAGCGAGTTCCTCGCCGACCGGTGCGGGCTCGGCCACGGCTGCGGCGATTCGTTCGTTCGTCTCATCGACGTCGAATCGGTCCGGGTGCCAATCGCTCGGCAGCCAATCGCGAGCGTGCTCGTCGCTGTCGAACACCTCGGGACGAAGCGCTCCGTCGTAGTCGCTGCGGACCCAGTCGGCGAGTTCGCCGTAGCCCCACACGCCGCCGCAGTCCTCCGGCGGGCAGGCGAGCTTGCCGGTGAGGCATCGGGGCACCTCGGGCGGCATGTCGAGCACCTGTTCGACACGCAGCACGTGCTTCCATCCGTCGCCGAAGTCGTAGTCGTACCAGAGCCGGTCCCCGGACTCGGCGACGAGCTGGTCGAGACGCACCTCGTCTTCGAGCATGCCTTCCTCGCCCTCCTCCAGATCGAAGGGGGTGATGAACTCCGGGGCCATGCGGTCGTTGCCCGTGCGGAAGCGATGCAGATGCGAATCCGTCCACCCCATCGTCGCCTGCAGCACGGCGTGGAGCCGGGGGAGCGTGAGGTCACCCGACACTTCGATACGCCGCCACACGGGCG belongs to Agromyces archimandritae and includes:
- a CDS encoding plasmid pRiA4b ORF-3 family protein — translated: MLDERADEPARHAIRLRECRGVSHRGSTPTKRGGTMPGRGFDAPDLLKFIEHAFPGVPREELIGQLAGGLGAAWRRPEPQLLPVPDRVRGFRLRVDLQHTKPPVWRRIEVSGDLTLPRLHAVLQATMGWTDSHLHRFRTGNDRMAPEFITPFDLEEGEEGMLEDEVRLDQLVAESGDRLWYDYDFGDGWKHVLRVEQVLDMPPEVPRCLTGKLACPPEDCGGVWGYGELADWVRSDYDGALRPEVFDSDEHARDWLPSDWHPDRFDVDETNERIAAAVAEPAPVGEELASLLEAAERRGASILRDILGRPASHGPVAVDDAEAAALTEPFRVLLDVIGGGANLTAAGYLRPDDVEEIARRTGITEWWIGKANREDLTPPVATLRSAARALGLVAVRNGRISPTRAAARCAGDPQALLHHIVGRLPLGKSPAERQAGWAALVVAGSDADLELWNHLIVGVLFDLGWRDGHDRRSMPPADSPTLDVMEQLAGVSRGRRLGGIHRPVGAIARAAVRG